In one window of Gossypium arboreum isolate Shixiya-1 chromosome 4, ASM2569848v2, whole genome shotgun sequence DNA:
- the LOC108458332 gene encoding monooxygenase 2-like → MSSHSVGMEIVEDVVIVGAGIAGLTTALGLHRLGIRSLVLESSERLRITGFAFTTWENAWKALDAIGIGESLRRQHYLMSSIVVASTFLEKPAVSEMSFKGHDIRCVQRRSLLETLAKELPNGTIRFSSKVVSIDESDDHFKRLHLADGTILKTKVLIGCDGVNSAVAKWLGLQNPVFSGRSAIRGNAHFKGGHGFEPKYRQFVGKGVRSGFLPCDDENVYWFFTWTPATKEEEMEDKPLKLKQLVTSKLKDTSDEMKSVIEKTLLDDIISSPLRYRKPWELLWGNISKGNVCVAGDALHPMTPDIGQGGCLAMEDGVVLARCLGEALLKPGVEDEEYERIEMGLKKYGQERKWRSFDLITTAFMVGFIQQNDGKVLSYLRDNFMLRFLSGLLLRKAGFDCGKL, encoded by the exons ATGAGCAGCCACAGTGTTGGAATGGAGATTGTAGAAGACGTAGTGATAGTAGGGGCTGGAATTGCTGGTCTCACCACAGCCTTGGGACTCCATAG GCTGGGAATTCGTAGTTTAGTATTGGAATCATCGGAGAGATTAAGGATCACCGGATTTGCTTTCACGACGTGGGAAAATGCATGGAAAGCTTTGGATGCTATTGGCATCGGTGAATCTCTACGCCGTCAACATTACCTGATGTCTAG CATAGTAGTTGCTTCTACATTCTTAGAGAAGCCGGCGGTATCGGAGATGTCATTCAAGGGTCATGATATTCGTTGTGTTCAACGGCGATCATTGTTGGAAACATTAGCAAAGGAACTCCCCAATGGAACCATAAGGTTCTCTTCTAAAGtggtttccattgatgaatctgaCGACCACTTTAAAAGACTGCATCTTGCCGATGGAACCATCCTCAAAACCAAG GTCTTGATAGGGTGCGATGGAGTGAACTCAgcggtggcaaaatggcttggtttACAAAACCCTGTTTTCTCAGGTCGATCAGCAATTCGAGGCAATGCGCATTTCAAAGGCGGCCATGGATTTGAACCCAAATACAGACAGTTCGTTGGCAAAGGTGTTCGATCAGGATTCCTTCCTTGTGATGATGAGAATGTTTATTGGTTTTTTACTTGGACTCCAGCCACAAAAG AAGAAGAAATGGAAGACAAACCACTTAAGCTAAAGCAATTGGTAACAAGCAAGCTCAAAGATACATCCGATGAAATGAAATCTGTCATCGAAAAAACACTGCTAGACGACATCATATCATCGCCATTAAGATACAGAAAACCATGGGAGCTGCTTTGGGGAAACATTAGCAAAGGCAACGTTTGTGTAGCCGGTGATGCTCTTCATCCCATGACCCCAGATATCGGCCAAGGTGGGTGTTTAGCCATGGAAGACGGCGTCGTTCTCGCTAGATGCCTTGGTGAAGCCTTGTTGAAACCAGGGGTTGAGGATGAAGAATATGAGAGGATTGAAATGGGGTTGAAGAAATATGGtcaagaaagaaaatggagaagCTTTGATTTGATTACTACTGCTTTCATGGTGGGTTTTATACAACAAAACGATGGGAAGGTGCTGAGTTATTTGAGGGATAACTTTATGTTGAGGTTCTTGTCTGGGCTGTTGTTAAGGAAGGCTGGTTTTGATTGTGGTAAGCTTTGA